A single Lactuca sativa cultivar Salinas chromosome 8, Lsat_Salinas_v11, whole genome shotgun sequence DNA region contains:
- the LOC111907667 gene encoding cytochrome b5: protein MGKVYTLKEVAEHNDPKDCWLIIDGKVFDVTKFLEDHPGGDDVLLSATGKDATDDFEDVGHSTTAKSMMDEFYVGDIDSATIPSKVEYKPPKQAHYNQDKTSEFIIKILQFLVPLVILGVAVGIRFYTRSV from the exons ATGGGCAAAGTGTACACTTTGAAGGAAGTTGCGGAGCACAACGATCCCAAAGATTGCTGGCTCATCATCGATGGCAAG GTGTTTGATGTGACCAAATTCTTGGAAGATCATCCTGGTGGTGATGACGTTCTCTTGTCAGCAACAG GTAAGGATGCAACAGATGATTTTGAAGATGTGGGACATAGTACAACTGCTAAATCGATGATGGATGAATTCTATGTTGGTGATATTGACTCAGCAACTATTCCCTCCAAGGTTGAATACAAGCCTCCAAAGCAAGCTCATTATAACCAAGACAAGACATCCGAGTTCATCATCAAGATTCTTCAGTTCTTGGTTCCATTGGTGATCTTGGGTGTTGCTGTTGGGATCCGATTCTATACAAGATCAGTGTAA